Proteins encoded in a region of the Diabrotica virgifera virgifera chromosome 4, PGI_DIABVI_V3a genome:
- the LOC126883267 gene encoding exoglucanase B-like: protein MTPLHLLVLPVIIMNHASCESVYKQRFLEQYNKMHDPNNGYFSSKGIPYHAVETLVVESSDYGHETTSEAHSYYIWLEAMYGGITNNFSRFNEAWEIMEKYIIPVHESQPNTNLYNPSHPAGYGPEQEYPEDYPVGPVDPPAPVGIDPLYQELVDTYGTSDIYAMHWLTDVDNVYGFGNSPGNCELGPNEPGPSFINTYQRGPRENAWKTIPQPTCDSHKYGGPEGFGPLFSTGDHAPNWKYSVAPDADARAIAAAFWASRWATKSGHLSEITDTLQKAGKLGDYLRYCFFDQNFKRIGNCIDPYKCPGGTGKDSAHYLLGWYFGWGGSISSEYGYSWRIGDGVAHFGYQNPMAAYALINEPNMTPKGATAVKDWQISLDRQLELYDYLQSVEGAFAGGVSNSWNGRYEQPPEELMDNTFHGMFYNWEPVAYDPPSNQWFGMQPWSTDRLAQYYYITGDDKAKKNLDKWVSWIIANTYFEGDDYRIPSTLDWVGVPPNVHCKVVYYGNGVGPAAATARTLSYYAARANHAEAKNLAKKILDSLWNLHRTPLGIAVEEQPEIHFNQSVYVPKDFHGVYPNGDVIDSDSTFISMRSFYKNDPQWNKIESYMNGGPAPKFTYHRFWDQTDVALGFGVYGLLFDE from the coding sequence ATGACGCCGTTGCATTTACTTGTCCTTCCGGTGATTATTATGAATCATGCAAGTTGCGAGAGTGTTTACAAACAAAGATTCCTGGAACAGTACAATAAAATGCACGATCCCAATAATGGATACTTTTCTTCAAAAGGAATACCATACCATGCTGTTGAAACTCTAGTTGTAGAATCGTCTGATTATGGTCATGAGACAACATCCGAAGCACACAGTTACTATATTTGGTTAGAAGCTATGTATGGTGGTATTACCAATAACTTTTCAAGATTTAACGAAGCGTGGGAAATAATGGAGAAATATATTATTCCTGTACATGAAAGTCAACCTAACACTAATCTGTACAATCCATCCCATCCTGCTGGTTATGGTCCAGAACAGGAATATCCAGAAGACTATCCTGTAGGACCAGTTGATCCTCCAGCTCCAGTTGGAATCGACCCCTTGTATCAAGAATTAGTAGATACTTACGGAACTAGTGATATTTACGCGATGCACTGGTTGACAGATGTCGATAACGTTTATGGCTTCGGTAATAGTCCTGGTAATTGTGAACTTGGTCCCAACGAGCCTGGGCCATCTTTTATCAATACATATCAAAGAGGTCCTAGAGAAAATGCCTGGAAAACCATTCCCCAACCAACTTGTGATTCTCATAAATATGGTGGTCCAGAAGGATTTGGCCCATTATTTTCTACTGGAGATCATGCTCCTAATTGGAAATATTCTGTTGCTCCAGATGCAGATGCTAGGGCCATTGCTGCGGCATTTTGGGCTTCAAGATGGGCAACTAAAAGTGGCCACTTATCAGAAATAACGGATACATTACAAAAGGCTGGTAAATTGGGTGATTATTTAAGGTACTGCTTTTTCGATCAAAATTTTAAGAGAATTGGTAATTGTATAGATCCTTATAAATGTCCAGGAGGTACTGGCAAGGATAGTGCTCATTACTTGTTAGGATGGTATTTTGGATGGGGAGGATCAATATCTTCAGAATATGGATATTCTTGGAGAATTGGAGACGGTGTCGCTCATTTTGGTTACCAAAATCCTATGGCAGCATATGCCTTAATTAACGAACCTAATATGACTCCTAAAGGTGCAACTGCAGTTAAAGATTGGCAAATATCCTTAGATCGACAATTAGAATTATACGATTACTTACAATCTGTAGAAGGCGCATTTGCAGGTGGTGTTTCCAATAGCTGGAATGGTAGATACGAGCAACCTCCAGAAGAACTAATGGACAATACTTTCCATGGAATGTTTTATAATTGGGAACCTGTTGCCTACGATCCCCCATCAAATCAATGGTTTGGAATGCAGCCTTGGTCTACTGATCGTTTGGCACAATATTATTATATAACTGGAGATGataaagctaaaaaaaatttggatAAATGGGTATCTTGGATCATCGCAAACACTTACTTTGAAGGGGACGATTATAGGATACCCAGTACCTTGGACTGGGTTGGAGTACCTCCTAATGTTCATTGTAAGGTAGTTTACTATGGAAACGGGGTAGGACCTGCGGCAGCTACGGCCAGAACATTATCCTATTATGCCGCTAGGGCTAATCACGCTGAAGCAAAGAATCTCGCTAAAAAAATACTTGACAGTTTATGGAATCTACACCGTACGCCACTAGGAATAGCAGTTGAAGAACAACCTGAGATTCACTTCAACCAATCTGTTTATGTTCCAAAAGATTTTCATGGAGTATATCCTAATGGTGACGTTATTGATTCCGATTCAACCTTTATTAGTATGAGATCGTTTTATAAAAACGATCCACAATGGAACAAGATCGAAAGTTATATGAACGGCGGTCCAGCACCAAAGTTTACGTACCATCGATTCTGGGATCAAACGGATGTTGCTTTAGGTTTTGGAGTTTATGGCCTTTTGTTTGATGAATAA